The Candidatus Reconcilbacillus cellulovorans genome has a segment encoding these proteins:
- a CDS encoding undecaprenyl-phosphate glucose phosphotransferase produces MIRQHQRYLAFLYALADAAAVEAAFLAAWWVKFRSGWLGYGTPLPFSTYFLWSTVYAALVVAVGYFGRFYVPKRRKRFAYELYKALQTHAVAMLLLLGLLFAVKEVHVSRAFLAMFYAAGVGFVGAYRFAVKTALKTIRKKGYNKQFVLIVGAGSVGRRFYKNLQQFPELGYEVIGFLDDFLDRHEPAHEPLPPILGPVDRLEDVLKTVLVDEVIVALPLDVHRKIGRIVEVCEKAGVKVHIIPDFFDYLPARPSFENFAGIPIINVRNIPLDDFRNRLLKRAFDIVFSLAVIVLTAPLMLLIAIGIKLTSPGPVLFRQERVGLNRRRFVMYKFRTMHVMPREQSDTTWTVENDPRRTRFGAFLRRTSLDELPQFFNVLMGHMSVVGPRPERPYFVEQFKEEIPNYMLKHYIRPGITGWAQTNGLRGDTSIEERIRHDLFYIENWTFLFDLKIILLTIVRGFRDRNAY; encoded by the coding sequence GTGATCCGGCAGCATCAGCGGTATTTGGCGTTTCTCTATGCGTTGGCGGACGCGGCGGCGGTGGAGGCGGCGTTCCTTGCGGCGTGGTGGGTCAAGTTCCGCAGCGGATGGCTCGGGTATGGAACGCCGCTGCCGTTTTCGACCTATTTTCTCTGGTCGACGGTGTATGCGGCATTGGTGGTGGCGGTCGGGTATTTCGGGCGGTTTTATGTGCCGAAGCGTCGAAAACGGTTCGCGTACGAGCTTTACAAGGCGCTGCAGACGCACGCGGTCGCGATGCTTTTGCTGCTCGGGCTGTTGTTCGCGGTAAAGGAAGTGCACGTATCGCGGGCGTTTCTGGCGATGTTTTACGCGGCGGGCGTCGGGTTCGTCGGCGCGTACCGGTTTGCGGTGAAGACGGCGCTCAAGACGATCCGCAAAAAAGGCTACAACAAACAGTTCGTGCTGATCGTCGGCGCGGGTTCGGTCGGCCGACGGTTCTACAAAAACTTACAGCAGTTTCCGGAGCTCGGTTACGAGGTGATCGGGTTTCTCGACGATTTTCTCGACCGGCATGAACCGGCGCACGAGCCTTTGCCGCCGATTCTCGGTCCGGTCGACCGGCTGGAGGACGTGCTGAAGACGGTGCTTGTCGACGAGGTGATCGTGGCGCTGCCGCTCGATGTCCATCGCAAGATCGGGCGGATCGTCGAGGTGTGCGAGAAGGCGGGCGTCAAGGTCCACATCATTCCGGACTTTTTCGATTATTTGCCGGCGCGGCCGAGTTTCGAGAATTTCGCCGGGATTCCGATCATCAACGTGCGCAACATTCCGCTGGACGATTTCCGCAACCGGCTGCTCAAGCGCGCGTTCGACATCGTTTTTTCGCTGGCGGTGATCGTGCTGACGGCGCCGCTCATGCTGTTGATTGCGATCGGCATCAAGCTGACGTCCCCGGGGCCTGTGCTGTTCCGACAGGAGCGGGTCGGGCTGAACCGGCGGCGGTTCGTCATGTACAAGTTCCGGACGATGCATGTGATGCCGCGGGAACAGTCGGACACGACGTGGACGGTGGAAAACGACCCGCGGCGGACGAGGTTCGGCGCTTTCTTGCGCAGGACGAGCTTGGACGAACTGCCGCAGTTTTTCAACGTGCTGATGGGCCATATGAGCGTTGTCGGCCCGCGGCCGGAGCGGCCGTATTTCGTCGAGCAGTTCAAGGAAGAGATTCCGAACTACATGCTGAAGCATTATATCCGGCCGGGCATTACGGGCTGGGCGCAGACGAACGGGCTGCGCGGCGACACGTCGATCGAGGAGCGCATCCGGCACGATTTGTTTTATATTGAGAATTGGACGTTTCTGTTTGATTTGAAAATTATTTTGCTGACGATCGTCCGGGGGTTCCGCGACCGGAACGCGTATTAA
- a CDS encoding glycosyl transferase family 2, with product MDLSVIIISHNTRELTANAVESVLRSNTRYRFEVIVVDNASTDGSAEAIAARFPEVRLVRNAKNVGFARANNQAIRLARGRYILLLNSDTVVRPDTFETMLDFMEAHPRVGAAGCKVLLPDGSLDKACRRGFPTPAASFYYVFGLARLFPKSARFNAYHLGHLDPDTDHPVDCLVGAFMLVRRETIGQVGLLDERFFMYGEDVDWCFRIRQAGWDIHYWPRTSIVHYKRASWGRRPARVIREFHRSMWLFHRKHFAARYPFYVNALVGLGIGVRLAGALVKNGFLARLGGRRR from the coding sequence ATGGACCTCTCCGTCATCATCATCTCCCACAACACGCGCGAACTCACCGCGAACGCCGTCGAATCGGTGCTGCGGTCGAACACCCGCTACCGCTTCGAAGTGATCGTCGTCGACAACGCCTCGACGGACGGCAGTGCGGAGGCGATCGCGGCGCGGTTTCCCGAAGTGCGGCTCGTCCGCAACGCGAAGAACGTCGGCTTTGCGCGCGCGAACAACCAGGCGATCCGGCTGGCGCGGGGGCGATACATCCTGCTGCTTAATTCCGATACCGTCGTGCGGCCGGACACGTTCGAGACGATGCTGGATTTCATGGAAGCGCATCCGCGCGTCGGAGCGGCCGGCTGCAAGGTGCTCTTGCCCGACGGGTCGCTGGACAAGGCGTGCAGGCGCGGGTTTCCGACGCCGGCGGCGTCCTTTTACTACGTGTTCGGCCTGGCGCGGCTATTTCCGAAGTCGGCGCGGTTCAACGCCTACCATCTCGGCCATCTCGATCCGGATACCGATCACCCGGTCGATTGTCTCGTCGGCGCGTTCATGCTCGTGCGGCGGGAGACGATCGGGCAGGTCGGTTTGCTGGACGAGCGGTTTTTCATGTACGGTGAGGATGTCGACTGGTGTTTCCGGATCCGGCAGGCGGGTTGGGACATCCATTATTGGCCGCGCACGTCGATCGTCCATTACAAGCGGGCGAGCTGGGGAAGAAGGCCAGCGCGGGTGATCCGGGAGTTTCACCGGTCGATGTGGCTGTTTCACCGAAAACATTTTGCGGCGCGGTATCCGTTTTACGTGAACGCGCTGGTCGGGCTCGGCATCGGCGTTCGGCTGGCGGGAGCGCTTGTGAAAAACGGTTTTCTTGCGCGGCTGGGGGGGCGTCGGCGGTGA
- a CDS encoding dTDP-4-dehydrorhamnose reductase yields MKVVVTGANGQLGRDLVRRLSAEHEVYGFGREALDVRDPDACRDVLRRVRPDVVVHAAAYTAVDRAESEPDEAFRVNADGTRNIAMAAEEVGAKLCYVSTDYVFDGRKGRPYGEYDDTNPVNVYGRSKRAGEWFVQALCRKFFIVRTAWVYGAHGQNFVKTMLRLAQERDVIRVVDDQIGSPTYTVDLANFLARLVVTDRYGIYHATNAGSCSWYEFAKAIFEEADLHVRVEPCTTDEFPRPAPRPKYSVLDHMAIRTNGFPDLRHWREALRDFVSSRFGGA; encoded by the coding sequence ATGAAAGTCGTCGTCACGGGTGCGAACGGACAGTTGGGCCGGGATTTGGTCCGGCGCTTGTCGGCCGAGCATGAGGTGTACGGATTCGGGCGGGAAGCGCTCGACGTCCGCGATCCCGACGCCTGTCGCGATGTGCTGAGGCGCGTGCGTCCGGACGTGGTCGTTCATGCCGCCGCCTACACGGCGGTGGACCGGGCGGAGAGCGAGCCGGACGAGGCGTTCCGGGTCAACGCCGACGGCACCCGCAATATCGCTATGGCGGCGGAAGAAGTCGGCGCGAAGCTTTGTTACGTCAGCACGGATTACGTCTTCGACGGCCGAAAAGGTCGGCCGTACGGCGAGTACGACGACACGAACCCTGTGAACGTCTACGGTCGGTCAAAACGGGCGGGTGAATGGTTCGTTCAGGCATTGTGCCGCAAGTTTTTCATTGTGCGGACGGCCTGGGTGTACGGCGCACACGGGCAAAATTTCGTCAAAACCATGCTGCGGCTTGCCCAGGAGCGCGACGTGATCCGCGTCGTCGACGATCAGATCGGCTCGCCGACTTATACGGTCGACTTGGCGAACTTTCTTGCACGCCTCGTCGTTACGGACCGATACGGCATCTATCACGCGACGAATGCGGGAAGCTGTTCGTGGTACGAGTTCGCAAAAGCAATATTCGAGGAAGCCGATCTTCACGTACGGGTGGAGCCGTGCACGACTGACGAGTTTCCGCGGCCCGCGCCTCGGCCGAAATATTCGGTGCTGGACCATATGGCCATCCGCACGAACGGCTTTCCGGACTTGCGGCATTGGCGCGAGGCGCTGAGGGATTTTGTTTCTTCACGTTTTGGAGGTGCGTAG
- a CDS encoding dTDP-glucose 4,6-dehydratase has protein sequence MNLLVTGGAGFIGSNFILYMMRRYPDYRIVNVDALTYAGNPENLKAVERHPNYRFVHADIADRRRMEELFREERIDVVVNFAAESHVDRSIMEPDVFVRTNVLGTQVLLDAAKTYGVRKFVQISTDEVYGSLGETGLFTEETPLAPNSPYSASKAGADLLVRAYHHTFGLPVNITRCSNNYGPYQFPEKLIPLMITNALEDQPLPVYGDGLHVRDWLYVEDHCEAIDLVVHRGKDGEVYNIGGNNERTNLEVVRTVLATLGKPESLIRFVPDRPGHDRRYGIDASKIRRELGWAPRHSFEQGIEATIRWYVDNREWWQRIRSGAYREYYRKQYGMDWAEDAG, from the coding sequence ATGAACCTGCTCGTCACTGGCGGCGCCGGTTTTATCGGCAGCAACTTCATCCTCTACATGATGCGTCGATATCCCGATTACCGGATCGTCAACGTCGATGCGCTGACGTACGCCGGGAATCCGGAGAATCTGAAGGCGGTGGAACGGCATCCGAACTACCGATTCGTGCACGCGGACATCGCCGACCGCAGGCGGATGGAGGAGCTTTTTCGCGAAGAACGGATCGACGTCGTCGTCAATTTCGCGGCGGAATCGCATGTCGACCGCAGCATTATGGAGCCGGACGTGTTCGTCCGGACGAATGTTCTGGGGACTCAAGTGTTGCTCGACGCTGCGAAAACTTATGGTGTCCGAAAGTTCGTGCAGATTTCGACGGACGAAGTCTACGGTTCGCTCGGCGAGACGGGGCTTTTTACGGAAGAAACGCCGCTTGCCCCGAACAGTCCGTATTCGGCGAGCAAGGCCGGCGCCGATCTGCTCGTGCGGGCTTACCATCACACGTTCGGGCTGCCCGTCAACATTACGCGCTGTTCCAACAATTACGGGCCGTATCAGTTTCCGGAGAAGCTGATCCCGCTTATGATCACCAACGCCCTGGAGGATCAACCGCTGCCCGTGTACGGCGACGGTCTGCACGTGCGGGACTGGTTGTATGTGGAGGATCACTGCGAGGCGATCGATCTGGTCGTCCATCGCGGCAAAGACGGGGAAGTGTACAACATCGGCGGCAACAACGAGCGGACGAATCTGGAGGTGGTGCGGACCGTGCTGGCAACACTCGGCAAGCCGGAATCGCTGATCCGGTTCGTTCCGGACCGGCCCGGCCACGATCGCCGCTACGGCATCGACGCAAGTAAAATCCGGCGCGAGCTCGGCTGGGCGCCGAGGCATTCGTTCGAGCAGGGCATTGAAGCCACCATTCGGTGGTACGTGGACAACCGCGAATGGTGGCAGCGCATCCGGTCGGGGGCGTACCGAGAGTATTACCGAAAGCAATACGGCATGGATTGGGCCGAGGATGCCGGATGA
- a CDS encoding dTDP-4-dehydrorhamnose 3,5-epimerase, which yields MNIIRGKLEGVILIEPDVFLDSRGFFMESYHEGKFRAAGLEVTFVQDNHSLSVEAGVIRGLHYQLNPKAQAKLVRVVAGAIYDVVVDLRRNSPTFGRWQGFILTADNKRQLFVPKGFAHGFCTLVPNTEVVYKVDEFYSPEHDRGIRWDDPELGIDWPTSRPILSDKDRKLPLLRDAELNF from the coding sequence ATGAACATCATTCGGGGCAAACTGGAAGGCGTTATCTTGATCGAACCGGACGTCTTTCTCGACAGCCGGGGTTTTTTCATGGAGAGTTATCATGAAGGCAAATTCAGGGCGGCGGGACTAGAGGTTACATTCGTTCAGGACAACCATTCGCTTTCGGTCGAAGCGGGCGTAATCCGGGGACTGCATTATCAGTTGAATCCGAAAGCCCAGGCCAAGCTTGTCCGCGTCGTTGCGGGGGCGATCTACGATGTGGTCGTCGACCTTCGCCGAAACTCGCCCACGTTCGGCCGATGGCAGGGGTTCATTCTGACGGCGGACAACAAACGGCAACTGTTCGTGCCGAAAGGGTTCGCCCACGGTTTTTGCACGCTGGTGCCGAATACGGAAGTCGTCTACAAAGTGGATGAGTTTTATTCACCCGAGCACGACCGCGGCATCCGGTGGGACGATCCGGAGCTCGGCATCGACTGGCCGACGAGCCGACCGATTTTGTCAGATAAAGACCGCAAGCTTCCGCTGCTGCGCGATGCGGAACTCAATTTCTGA
- a CDS encoding spore coat protein encodes MKGVILAGGTGSRLYPLTKVTNKHLLPVGRYPMIYHAIAKLKEAGITDQLVVTGREHMGDVVNLLGSGREFGVSFTYKVQDEAGGIAQALGLAEQFAAGDRMVVILGDNVFSDSIAPYVERYRRQERGAKILIKEVPDPQRFGVPELKDGKIVSIEEKPERPKSRYAVTGIYMYDSRVFEIIKTLKPSARGELEITDVNNSYIERNELTYDILQGWWTDAGTHASWAKANELARDIVLGEEFGTFKS; translated from the coding sequence ATGAAAGGCGTCATTTTAGCCGGCGGTACGGGTTCTCGATTATATCCGCTGACGAAAGTAACGAATAAACATTTGCTGCCCGTGGGTCGATATCCGATGATCTATCATGCGATCGCCAAGCTGAAAGAGGCGGGAATTACAGATCAGCTGGTGGTCACCGGGCGCGAACACATGGGCGACGTCGTGAACCTACTCGGCAGCGGCCGTGAGTTCGGCGTTTCGTTTACATACAAGGTTCAAGACGAAGCCGGCGGAATCGCCCAGGCGTTGGGATTGGCTGAGCAGTTTGCTGCCGGGGACCGGATGGTCGTGATTCTGGGCGACAACGTGTTTTCCGACAGCATTGCGCCTTACGTCGAGAGATATAGGCGGCAGGAACGGGGCGCCAAAATTCTGATCAAGGAAGTGCCCGACCCGCAGCGGTTCGGGGTTCCCGAACTGAAAGACGGCAAAATCGTGTCCATCGAAGAAAAACCCGAGCGGCCGAAAAGCCGCTATGCCGTCACCGGCATATACATGTATGACAGCCGTGTCTTTGAGATCATTAAAACGTTGAAACCTTCGGCGCGAGGAGAATTGGAGATTACAGACGTCAACAATTCGTATATCGAACGAAACGAATTGACGTATGACATCTTACAGGGATGGTGGACGGACGCGGGCACGCATGCGTCCTGGGCTAAAGCCAACGAGTTGGCGCGGGATATCGTGCTCGGCGAGGAATTCGGGACATTTAAGAGTTGA
- a CDS encoding glycosyl transferase family 2, with protein sequence MKFTGERYIPNVADRQMEVEHLQRYMSILPLVKNKVVLDAACGEGYGAALIAQYATKVYGIDIDSETISHAELTYKASNLEFICAPVQRTELPAQSIDVVVSFETIEHLDEEEQENFLLEVKRVLREDGFLIISTPDKYWYTDVWNNKNSFHKRELNREEFYQILKKYFPHVDFYYQKFEVISVIGKKEERYYKSLTELAGGNSDVFYDGKYIIGVCGRYPLKEGGISSVVFDVHVQYRQLMDRIISLQNEVETRNAHIQKLNEIIKKNDILIAEFQEKGKCIEQLQRELDRKNSINQILIEELSLKNREIEIMGKRINDLSEKEKAIYAELEQSKHLIESQKNTIRQLSEKERMLEEILKSDGWKVLRAYYKVRDLLFPKESIRRLFLKILVYFIKNPQFLKLINKQNFRKFVYYMKVEKISNVENRFEAYFRRYLHSSTKKGIRLNKVGGGVFRERLIFPKHDEPLVSIIVPVYNQFNYTLSCLKSILENTPQNISYEVLVADDESTDETKNIENYVENIRVIRNGINKGFLKNCNYASKYAKGNYIVFLNNDTNVQNGWLDSLIELMESDPKIGLVGSKLIYPDGRLQEAGGIIWRDGTGWNYGRYDDPEKPEYNYVKEVDYISGAAIMIRADLWREIGGFDERYAPAYFEDADLAFEVRKHGYKVVYQPTSVVVHFEGVSHGNDMSSGIKSYQIRNREKFVEKWNDILKTQYFENGRNVFLARDRSGNKRTILVIDHYVPHFDKDAGSRSIYGYIKLFVKLGYTVKFIGDNFYRHEPYTTSLQKMGVEVLYGDWYKDHIEKWLKENGQYIDFTYLNRPHISIKYIDLIRRYTSSKVIYYGHDLHYLRELREYEITKNKELLKSSGRWKEMECELFKKSDVVYYPSLFEVKIIKEQFPDVNVKAIPVYIFEDLPHEEYQLSFENRKDIMFVGGFNHRPNIDAVLWFVNEIWPKVLRSIPDLKFYIIGSNPPDIIKRLHSKSIVVTGFVTEEQLKEYYSKCKIAVVPLRYGAGVKGKVVEALFNQIPIITTSIGAEGLPDIEDHLIVVDDSSKFADKLVELYRSNDFLNNLSIKSRKYIIRYFSEEAALKVIESDFSK encoded by the coding sequence GTGAAATTCACAGGTGAAAGATATATTCCTAACGTGGCTGATAGACAAATGGAAGTTGAACATCTTCAAAGGTATATGTCTATATTACCTTTGGTAAAAAATAAAGTAGTGCTTGATGCTGCATGCGGAGAAGGGTATGGAGCGGCTTTAATTGCTCAATATGCTACTAAAGTTTATGGAATTGATATTGATAGTGAAACGATTAGTCATGCAGAATTAACTTATAAAGCATCTAACTTGGAGTTTATTTGCGCTCCAGTTCAGAGAACTGAACTGCCTGCTCAGTCTATTGACGTTGTAGTTTCATTCGAAACTATCGAACATCTTGATGAAGAAGAACAAGAAAATTTTCTTCTTGAAGTCAAAAGGGTTCTTCGAGAGGATGGCTTTTTAATTATTTCAACACCGGACAAGTACTGGTACACAGATGTTTGGAATAACAAGAATTCATTTCATAAGAGAGAATTAAATAGAGAAGAATTTTATCAAATACTCAAAAAGTATTTTCCGCATGTAGACTTTTATTATCAAAAATTTGAAGTTATTTCTGTAATAGGAAAGAAAGAAGAACGTTATTATAAGTCTCTTACAGAACTTGCGGGAGGAAATAGTGACGTTTTTTACGATGGAAAATATATTATTGGCGTATGTGGACGATACCCTTTAAAAGAAGGTGGAATAAGTTCTGTTGTATTCGATGTACATGTTCAATATCGTCAATTGATGGACCGAATTATTTCTCTTCAAAATGAAGTTGAAACGCGAAATGCACATATACAAAAGCTGAACGAAATAATCAAGAAGAATGACATACTTATCGCTGAATTTCAAGAGAAAGGCAAATGTATAGAACAGCTGCAACGAGAATTAGATAGAAAAAATTCAATAAATCAAATATTAATTGAGGAATTAAGTTTGAAAAACAGAGAAATTGAAATTATGGGAAAAAGAATTAATGATTTATCAGAGAAAGAAAAAGCAATATATGCAGAACTTGAACAAAGCAAACACTTAATTGAAAGCCAAAAAAACACAATTAGACAATTATCAGAAAAAGAGAGAATGTTAGAAGAAATATTAAAATCAGATGGATGGAAAGTATTAAGGGCTTATTACAAGGTGAGGGATCTTCTTTTTCCAAAAGAAAGTATCAGGAGATTGTTTCTAAAAATATTAGTCTATTTCATTAAAAATCCGCAGTTTTTAAAATTAATTAACAAACAGAATTTCAGAAAATTTGTATATTACATGAAGGTGGAAAAGATATCGAATGTTGAAAATCGATTTGAAGCTTATTTTAGAAGGTATTTACATTCATCTACAAAAAAAGGAATTCGATTAAATAAAGTGGGAGGGGGTGTTTTTCGAGAAAGATTGATTTTTCCTAAACATGACGAGCCATTGGTTTCAATTATAGTTCCCGTGTACAATCAATTTAATTATACGTTATCATGTTTAAAGTCAATTCTTGAAAATACTCCACAAAATATAAGTTATGAAGTACTTGTTGCAGATGATGAATCAACTGATGAAACAAAGAACATAGAAAATTATGTAGAAAACATACGAGTCATTCGTAATGGAATAAATAAAGGTTTTTTAAAGAATTGTAATTACGCGTCTAAGTATGCGAAAGGAAATTATATTGTTTTTTTGAATAATGATACGAATGTCCAGAATGGATGGCTAGATTCCTTAATTGAGCTGATGGAAAGTGATCCAAAGATCGGCTTAGTCGGCTCCAAATTGATTTATCCGGATGGAAGATTACAAGAAGCTGGAGGTATAATATGGAGAGACGGGACTGGGTGGAATTATGGCAGATATGATGATCCCGAAAAGCCTGAGTATAATTATGTGAAAGAGGTCGATTACATATCGGGAGCTGCGATTATGATTCGGGCTGATTTATGGAGAGAAATTGGAGGGTTTGATGAGAGATATGCTCCGGCATATTTTGAGGATGCGGATTTGGCATTTGAGGTAAGGAAGCATGGTTATAAAGTAGTATACCAACCGACGTCTGTAGTAGTTCATTTTGAAGGCGTTTCGCATGGAAATGATATGAGTAGTGGGATTAAAAGCTATCAAATCAGAAATCGCGAGAAATTTGTAGAGAAGTGGAATGATATTTTGAAAACCCAGTATTTTGAAAATGGGAGAAATGTATTTTTGGCACGCGATCGGAGTGGCAACAAAAGAACGATTTTAGTAATTGATCATTATGTTCCGCATTTTGATAAAGATGCAGGAAGTAGATCTATATATGGATACATAAAGCTTTTTGTAAAATTAGGTTACACCGTAAAATTTATAGGGGATAATTTTTATAGGCATGAACCATATACAACTTCCTTACAAAAGATGGGTGTAGAAGTTCTTTATGGGGATTGGTATAAGGATCATATCGAAAAATGGCTAAAAGAGAATGGGCAATATATTGATTTTACTTATTTGAATAGACCACATATTTCGATTAAATATATTGATTTGATACGCAGATATACTTCATCTAAAGTAATATACTATGGTCATGATTTGCATTATCTGAGAGAGCTACGGGAGTATGAAATAACAAAAAATAAAGAATTATTAAAATCCTCCGGTAGATGGAAGGAAATGGAATGTGAATTGTTTAAAAAATCTGATGTTGTTTATTACCCCTCACTCTTTGAAGTAAAAATAATTAAAGAGCAATTTCCTGATGTAAATGTTAAGGCTATACCGGTATACATTTTTGAAGATTTACCACATGAAGAGTATCAACTTTCGTTTGAAAATCGAAAAGATATAATGTTCGTTGGGGGGTTTAACCATAGACCAAATATTGATGCAGTTCTTTGGTTTGTTAATGAAATTTGGCCAAAAGTGTTAAGAAGTATTCCTGACTTAAAATTTTATATTATTGGATCTAATCCACCTGATATTATAAAAAGGCTACATTCAAAAAGCATAGTTGTTACTGGATTTGTAACAGAAGAGCAACTAAAAGAGTATTATTCTAAATGTAAGATAGCCGTTGTACCTCTTCGATATGGTGCTGGAGTTAAGGGGAAAGTGGTGGAGGCGTTATTCAATCAAATACCTATTATTACAACTTCAATAGGAGCTGAAGGGCTACCAGATATTGAGGATCACTTAATTGTAGTAGATGATAGCAGTAAGTTTGCAGATAAGCTTGTGGAATTGTATAGAAGTAATGATTTTCTTAATAATTTGAGTATAAAATCAAGAAAATATATAATTCGTTATTTTTCAGAGGAAGCAGCATTGAAAGTAATAGAGAGTGATTTTTCAAAGTGA
- a CDS encoding ABC transporter ATP-binding protein has protein sequence MEEAVVIRVENLTKTYKLYEKPIDRLKEAIHPFGKKYHKKFDAVHRVSFKVRKGETVGIVGRNGSGKSTLLKMITGVITPSEGVIEVKGKLSALLELGAGFHPEYSGIKNIFLIGTMYGYNRREMESRLDEIVRFADIGDFIHQPVKTYSSGMFIRLAFAVAINVDPDILVIDEALSVGDMRFQQKCFRKMEEFRKSKTILLVSHDINAIVNYCDRAIWMNDGRIVDEGHPKEVTKKYQAYMTGSTLVRYIESKANKWVEEKETLGEEIDCIPNNVDVHGDGKAKIVGISMLDAKTKEKIAVVDPGQSIDVILKIQANEYIKNPIVGLTLKDRIGNIVTQCNSFVIGKKLEDLTKNSISVFRFTFTMPNLNKGVYTISPAIASGTQEEHVQHCWVHDALIFQVLGKNKRYHLQGYLFLDDVECEKICERMGVET, from the coding sequence ATGGAGGAGGCTGTTGTTATCAGAGTTGAGAATCTAACAAAAACTTATAAACTTTATGAGAAACCGATTGATCGATTGAAGGAAGCCATCCACCCATTTGGAAAGAAGTATCATAAAAAGTTCGATGCTGTACATCGAGTTTCGTTTAAAGTAAGGAAAGGCGAAACAGTTGGGATCGTTGGGAGAAATGGATCTGGAAAGTCTACTCTACTTAAAATGATCACAGGGGTTATCACACCAAGTGAAGGCGTTATTGAAGTTAAAGGGAAACTTTCTGCTTTGTTGGAATTGGGAGCTGGCTTTCATCCTGAATATAGTGGAATAAAGAATATTTTTTTGATCGGAACGATGTATGGATACAACAGGAGGGAAATGGAGAGCAGGTTAGATGAAATCGTTCGTTTTGCGGATATTGGGGATTTTATCCATCAGCCTGTTAAAACGTACTCTAGCGGTATGTTTATTAGGTTGGCATTTGCCGTTGCGATTAATGTCGATCCTGATATTCTGGTTATTGATGAAGCGCTGAGTGTGGGAGATATGCGATTTCAGCAAAAATGCTTCCGAAAAATGGAGGAATTTAGAAAGTCAAAGACCATACTCTTAGTATCACATGATATAAACGCTATTGTTAATTATTGTGATCGTGCTATCTGGATGAATGACGGTAGGATTGTTGACGAGGGTCATCCTAAGGAGGTAACTAAGAAATATCAGGCATACATGACGGGCTCGACTTTGGTTAGGTATATTGAGAGCAAAGCAAACAAATGGGTAGAAGAAAAGGAAACCTTAGGTGAAGAGATTGACTGTATTCCCAATAATGTGGATGTTCACGGGGATGGAAAAGCAAAAATTGTAGGAATATCCATGCTCGATGCAAAAACGAAGGAAAAGATTGCAGTCGTAGACCCGGGGCAATCAATTGATGTTATTTTAAAAATTCAAGCGAATGAGTATATTAAAAATCCAATTGTTGGCTTAACGTTGAAGGATCGGATCGGAAACATCGTTACTCAATGCAATAGTTTCGTTATAGGTAAGAAATTAGAGGATTTAACGAAGAACTCAATTTCTGTGTTTCGTTTCACATTTACTATGCCGAATTTGAACAAAGGGGTATATACGATTTCTCCTGCTATAGCATCTGGAACACAGGAGGAGCATGTCCAACATTGTTGGGTTCATGACGCATTGATTTTCCAAGTGTTGGGAAAAAATAAAAGATATCATTTGCAAGGATATCTCTTTTTAGATGATGTTGAATGTGAAAAGATTTGTGAAAGGATGGGTGTAGAAACGTGA